Proteins co-encoded in one Sediminispirochaeta bajacaliforniensis DSM 16054 genomic window:
- a CDS encoding adenylate/guanylate cyclase domain-containing protein, producing MMKSYVFGELVRAGSRLSDETRYTSQISILVEQAIDVSRSSVAALFAYSDPENPSALLRNVYQRGDYEIPNSIDRNSESVAFVEECGESLILHDRDRPFFSDAFLHPDMRSGIILPLFTPRSKLALLYLNSIHPRHYMQDRFLFLDSLSTLAGGMLRSSLLYRELDRQLKYTEALERYQESIFSSMTDLLITTDESGAIHYFNRAAVERFGLDESAYGKSVRDLFSSNLSKAVLSAIAESDRDGKERPGIQGIAKGIIMGDGRKEDIDFALTIAPLRGKRGRKEGLTLLFTDQSRERKLQDEMKVAVEERRVIKNMFSRYLSGDIVQALTEHPELVRPGGAKKIATVFFADIRGYTSFSESKEPEYIIEVLNEYFSQAVEVVIKHRGYIDKFIGDCIMAAWGVPVFSDEQDAISAVSCAVEIQELVKSKKRTFFTGAASKLSIGIGMHTGRLVAGNLGSNRRMDYSVIGDTVNVAARLEGVAGKGEVIITEDTRSLIGERFKLKELEPVKVKGKEKPIHIFSVLKQVS from the coding sequence ATGATGAAATCCTACGTTTTTGGTGAGCTGGTCCGTGCTGGTTCCCGTCTTTCGGACGAGACCCGCTATACCAGTCAGATCTCTATTTTAGTCGAGCAGGCGATCGATGTCTCCCGCTCATCCGTTGCGGCCCTTTTTGCCTATTCCGATCCGGAGAATCCTTCTGCATTGTTGCGCAATGTGTATCAGCGGGGGGATTATGAAATTCCGAATAGTATCGATCGTAATAGTGAAAGTGTTGCCTTCGTTGAAGAATGCGGCGAAAGTCTGATTCTTCATGATAGAGATCGACCCTTCTTTTCAGATGCCTTTCTTCACCCGGATATGCGCAGCGGTATTATTTTGCCGCTCTTTACCCCAAGATCGAAGCTTGCGCTTCTCTATCTTAATTCCATTCATCCCCGGCATTACATGCAGGATCGTTTTTTGTTTCTTGATTCTCTTTCGACTCTTGCGGGTGGAATGCTTCGCAGTTCCTTGCTCTATCGGGAGCTTGATCGACAGCTGAAGTATACCGAAGCCCTTGAGCGATATCAGGAAAGCATCTTTTCCTCGATGACCGATCTTTTAATCACTACCGATGAAAGCGGTGCCATTCACTATTTCAACCGGGCTGCTGTCGAACGATTCGGCCTGGATGAGAGTGCCTATGGGAAAAGTGTGCGGGATCTCTTTTCTTCCAATCTGAGTAAGGCTGTGTTGAGTGCCATCGCCGAATCGGATCGGGACGGAAAAGAACGGCCGGGGATTCAGGGAATTGCAAAGGGGATCATCATGGGCGATGGTCGGAAAGAGGATATCGACTTTGCCCTTACCATTGCTCCGTTACGGGGTAAGCGCGGCCGAAAAGAGGGGCTGACCTTGTTGTTTACCGATCAGAGCAGGGAGCGAAAACTTCAAGATGAAATGAAGGTTGCGGTGGAAGAGCGACGTGTTATTAAAAACATGTTTAGTCGTTATCTCTCCGGGGATATTGTTCAGGCCCTGACCGAACATCCCGAGCTTGTCCGGCCGGGAGGAGCGAAGAAAATCGCGACCGTATTTTTTGCCGATATACGTGGTTATACCTCCTTTTCCGAATCAAAAGAGCCTGAATATATCATCGAAGTCTTAAATGAGTACTTCAGCCAAGCGGTGGAGGTGGTGATCAAACATCGGGGCTACATCGATAAATTCATAGGCGATTGTATTATGGCTGCCTGGGGTGTCCCTGTATTTTCCGATGAACAGGATGCAATTTCCGCCGTTTCCTGTGCAGTGGAAATTCAGGAACTCGTCAAATCCAAAAAACGTACCTTTTTTACCGGAGCCGCTTCGAAGCTTTCTATTGGTATCGGAATGCATACCGGCAGGCTTGTGGCCGGCAATCTCGGCAGCAACCGAAGGATGGATTATTCGGTTATCGGTGATACCGTCAATGTCGCTGCGCGATTGGAAGGGGTTGCGGGAAAGGGTGAGGTCATCATCACCGAAGATACCAGGTCCCTTATAGGAGAGCGTTTTAAACTTAAGGAATTGGAGCCTGTCAAGGTTAAGGGAAAAGAGAAACCTATCCACATTTTTAGTGTTCTGAAGCAGGTAAGCTAA
- a CDS encoding hemolysin family protein, translated as MTIPLCTLIVLIFLSAVFSSTETAFTSLSIVQLQLLSSRQGKAGKLVAHLSKRPDTLLTTILFGNNLVNIAASALATQLTIRIFGSAAVGIMTGVLTLVILIFAEVTPKQIAIIHNERICLAMAYPIRILSIILLPFIAMIGTISMAITKLFTPKERSSKISLEGILHMVSLAEHEGVVEDYETRMVRGVFRFNDITVGSIMTHRTDLFLVDQEVTIKELLPKIIENGFSRIPVYQEDPEHVVGILLYRDIMETLSEGADEARKRKAKELMVEPIFVFENRKVSELFFQFKKEKLNLAVVMDEYGGLAGVVTLEDIVEELFGELYDENEIKGFEKITQIEPGRFRIMGDTSLLQMTDRFDVVLPHSKYVQTIAGFLTEYLGIIPEKGQRIDTGAGCFTIESRSGNRIESLIFEPAEKEEE; from the coding sequence ATGACCATTCCACTATGTACATTAATAGTACTCATTTTTTTATCCGCGGTTTTTTCTTCCACGGAAACAGCCTTTACCAGTTTGTCCATCGTGCAACTCCAGCTCCTTTCCAGCAGGCAGGGGAAAGCAGGAAAATTGGTTGCACATCTATCAAAGCGGCCGGATACGCTGCTGACGACCATCCTTTTCGGAAATAATCTGGTAAATATTGCGGCTTCTGCATTGGCCACTCAGCTTACCATCAGGATTTTCGGTAGTGCAGCCGTCGGCATCATGACAGGAGTTCTTACCCTCGTCATTCTGATCTTTGCCGAAGTTACCCCAAAACAGATAGCAATTATCCACAACGAACGGATATGCCTCGCCATGGCCTATCCGATCCGCATACTTTCCATCATCCTGCTGCCCTTCATCGCCATGATCGGTACCATCAGCATGGCCATTACCAAGCTGTTTACACCGAAAGAACGCAGTTCAAAAATCAGCTTGGAAGGGATCCTCCACATGGTGAGCCTTGCGGAACATGAGGGAGTGGTTGAGGATTACGAGACAAGGATGGTCCGCGGCGTCTTCCGTTTCAACGATATAACCGTTGGTTCGATTATGACCCACAGGACGGATCTCTTTCTCGTCGACCAGGAAGTAACGATTAAGGAGCTGCTTCCCAAAATCATCGAAAACGGCTTCAGCAGAATCCCTGTTTACCAGGAAGATCCCGAACATGTGGTCGGAATTCTTTTATACCGGGACATCATGGAAACTCTGTCGGAAGGAGCAGATGAAGCACGAAAGCGTAAGGCAAAAGAGTTGATGGTCGAGCCGATTTTTGTCTTTGAAAACCGGAAAGTAAGCGAACTCTTTTTTCAATTCAAAAAAGAAAAGCTGAATCTTGCGGTAGTCATGGATGAATATGGAGGTTTGGCAGGAGTGGTCACGCTTGAAGATATTGTCGAGGAACTTTTCGGTGAGCTCTACGATGAAAATGAGATAAAGGGGTTTGAGAAGATTACCCAAATCGAACCGGGACGTTTCAGAATCATGGGAGACACCAGCCTTCTACAAATGACCGACCGCTTCGACGTGGTCTTACCCCACAGCAAGTATGTCCAAACCATTGCGGGATTTCTGACCGAATACCTTGGAATAATTCCGGAAAAGGGACAGCGGATAGATACCGGAGCAGGGTGTTTTACCATCGAAAGTCGTAGCGGCAACAGAATCGAGTCACTTATATTCGAACCGGCCGAAAAGGAAGAAGAATAG
- a CDS encoding HEAT repeat domain-containing protein: MNSDFLSIRVGNFPVWAIAAAVLAVIVCIVVVFLAMKRRSAGKSVKERIDSFLRRPAKKTALWILEEAPDMGLFSVFLAALGNEKIATVLRAWIEASDDLFVFRRIALTGRGESFDGTEAFRFFSQQLDRIREMTGDPEWPARYMAVKTLLADDEERSRRALIELFHDPHPLIRRTLIAEFQPKDDREKDDFYNQLIVFLTDDTAFEVRSEAKKRLLSSFSDRYVIDFSDLAPAAVLHVVEQFDLSSTEDRRKAFALLEHKDLEIRFAAAQFLQESGSLDTLFAEADGEDVEGLKRVEMLLGNAVEVNVVGFLNTLPFSENRVSLQIAADLLQHSGDRGLIADLLRKVFPLVGTIHEENGVFRGGDPDLFRLFSSSLTAVRERGTESSVSMAVEELDRRCRISDAGARLILDALPAGFPHLVLPELLKILEENLCDETYRNALHDAFLCYSPSLYLDRLMDILKSGREGYAHAVRISALILLGKLKLTYCMQFLLEQMPVLPFDEARDFSLHLKEYAGTLFQQRVLDTLEKDDGKVRAALISAIPATGVKDFLTPIRDAVGDADPEVRRAAVWALLEYGDQKSIKSSFDLLRDPVERVRMEAARALSSKAGDSMLGNFENLIADENEVESVKLAAIKGLSQSTGQRAVDILVKFLKDPSEDLTDPLIEALSKLREKKQVKQLIEKMKDAGPELRERITVAFGRMGEEAEGPLLALLSEEIGSLTPLITEVLEATGYVEHAIRKLNHRDPRVRREAAETLSKIGTLAAFRGIVLAGRDPDQEVRVMVTKALEKLGTESGREILEALKEDPDKKIRKYTLWALERVEARSGDAE, encoded by the coding sequence ATGAACAGTGATTTTCTATCGATCAGAGTCGGAAACTTTCCTGTCTGGGCGATTGCTGCGGCTGTTCTCGCGGTTATCGTTTGCATTGTCGTGGTATTTCTGGCGATGAAAAGAAGATCAGCGGGAAAAAGTGTTAAGGAAAGAATCGATTCATTCCTTCGTCGTCCGGCCAAAAAAACGGCCCTTTGGATTTTGGAAGAGGCCCCGGATATGGGACTGTTTTCCGTTTTTCTGGCTGCGCTCGGTAATGAAAAAATCGCCACAGTGTTACGGGCCTGGATTGAGGCCAGTGATGATCTTTTTGTATTCAGGCGAATTGCCCTCACTGGCAGGGGCGAATCCTTCGATGGAACGGAAGCCTTTCGCTTCTTTTCTCAGCAGCTTGATCGCATCCGGGAGATGACCGGTGATCCGGAATGGCCGGCCCGCTATATGGCGGTAAAGACCTTGCTTGCCGATGATGAGGAACGCTCCCGCCGTGCGCTTATTGAGCTGTTTCACGATCCACATCCGCTTATCCGGCGGACCCTCATTGCGGAATTTCAGCCCAAGGATGATCGGGAGAAGGATGATTTTTATAATCAACTGATTGTTTTTCTTACCGATGATACGGCGTTTGAGGTCCGCAGTGAGGCGAAAAAGCGACTCCTTTCGTCGTTTTCTGACCGTTATGTTATCGATTTTTCGGACCTCGCACCTGCCGCCGTACTTCATGTGGTCGAACAATTCGATCTTTCATCTACCGAAGATCGGAGAAAAGCCTTTGCGCTGCTGGAGCATAAGGATTTGGAGATTCGCTTTGCCGCGGCCCAGTTCCTCCAGGAGTCAGGGAGTTTGGATACTCTTTTTGCCGAGGCCGATGGAGAGGATGTCGAGGGTCTGAAACGGGTGGAAATGCTTCTCGGGAATGCTGTCGAAGTGAATGTCGTCGGATTCCTTAATACCTTGCCCTTTTCTGAGAACAGGGTATCGCTTCAGATCGCTGCCGATCTTCTGCAACATTCGGGGGATCGCGGTTTGATTGCCGATCTGCTTCGAAAGGTATTTCCTCTTGTGGGAACGATCCATGAAGAGAATGGGGTTTTTCGTGGGGGTGATCCTGACCTGTTTCGGCTTTTTTCTTCCTCTCTTACCGCAGTGCGGGAGCGAGGGACCGAATCTTCCGTTTCTATGGCGGTAGAAGAGCTGGATCGTCGGTGTCGGATCTCGGATGCCGGGGCCAGGTTGATACTTGATGCTTTGCCGGCAGGCTTCCCTCACCTCGTCCTTCCCGAATTACTCAAAATTCTTGAAGAAAATTTGTGTGATGAAACATACAGAAATGCTCTCCATGATGCTTTTCTGTGTTATTCTCCTTCTCTGTACCTTGATCGCCTGATGGATATCCTGAAAAGCGGTAGAGAAGGGTATGCCCATGCCGTTCGAATCTCCGCTCTGATATTGCTTGGCAAATTGAAGTTGACCTACTGCATGCAATTCCTCCTTGAGCAGATGCCTGTACTTCCTTTTGATGAAGCACGAGATTTTTCCCTTCACCTGAAAGAGTATGCCGGTACATTATTCCAGCAACGTGTTCTCGACACATTGGAAAAAGACGATGGTAAGGTTCGTGCCGCACTTATTTCAGCAATTCCGGCCACAGGAGTAAAGGATTTCCTGACACCGATTCGTGATGCTGTGGGAGATGCAGATCCCGAGGTCAGGCGGGCTGCCGTATGGGCGCTGCTTGAGTACGGCGACCAGAAGTCGATAAAATCTTCCTTCGATCTTCTTAGGGATCCCGTTGAACGGGTGCGTATGGAAGCTGCAAGGGCTCTTAGCTCCAAGGCCGGTGACTCAATGCTTGGGAATTTTGAAAATCTTATAGCCGATGAAAACGAGGTTGAATCGGTAAAACTTGCTGCAATCAAAGGCCTCTCCCAATCCACCGGACAGAGGGCCGTGGATATTCTTGTAAAATTTCTCAAAGATCCTTCCGAGGATTTGACCGATCCCCTGATTGAGGCCCTTTCGAAATTGCGGGAGAAAAAACAGGTTAAGCAACTTATCGAGAAAATGAAGGACGCCGGACCCGAGCTGCGGGAGCGTATCACTGTTGCCTTCGGACGGATGGGGGAAGAGGCTGAAGGACCATTGCTGGCCCTGCTTTCCGAGGAGATCGGCTCTTTAACTCCTCTTATAACCGAGGTTCTTGAGGCGACAGGATACGTCGAGCATGCGATTAGGAAACTAAACCATCGGGATCCCCGGGTTCGAAGAGAGGCCGCCGAAACCCTTTCCAAGATTGGGACCCTTGCGGCGTTTCGCGGAATCGTTCTTGCCGGGCGCGATCCCGATCAGGAGGTTCGTGTGATGGTAACAAAGGCCCTTGAAAAGCTCGGGACCGAAAGCGGTAGAGAAATACTGGAGGCCTTGAAAGAGGATCCTGACAAGAAAATAAGAAAATACACACTTTGGGCCCTGGAACGGGTTGAAGCAAGATCCGGGGATGCGGAATAA
- a CDS encoding FAD-dependent oxidoreductase yields MKSSSGKIMVSLLILLSLFSCSKAENVATLNNPDLHADVVVVGAGGAGLSAAIQARQLGLNVILLEKNGYPGGSTIMTEGMFAVGSHFQKEAGVKTSSRDILLSVEEYHHWIPDSTLLEKFFASSAETIDWLESLGVTFTGVSFMGDSVQTWHLFKGKGEEYINSLHKAATKAGVNLMLETPGKELVMEEGKVKGIIAEKKDGTKLNIEAPVVILATGGYSDNPEMMRKYAGINPENAVQIGMPGRTGDGINMGIDVGADTSNLGTVMYYGGNLKGVPYGTHLYTASAFQPTMVWVNQDGVRFADESIAGRNFSYSGNAIKGQDKVYSIMNKANLDYLVEKGCILGTGEYTVTGTKLTDLYKEMNEQLSKPDSGIFIADSLEKLATLIRVDKESLLTTMNNYNSYCEAGNDEEFDKASKFLVSMSEGPYYAFALEVGYFTTVGGLTVNKNAQVLDLDGNIIPGLYAAGSDAGGLYGDSYDVVYCAGSQQGWAVNSGRFAAKDAAIFLGKE; encoded by the coding sequence ATGAAAAGTAGTTCAGGAAAAATCATGGTCTCGCTTCTTATCCTGTTGTCACTGTTCTCCTGTTCGAAGGCGGAGAACGTCGCAACCCTGAATAATCCGGATTTACATGCCGATGTTGTCGTTGTAGGAGCCGGCGGAGCGGGATTGTCGGCAGCAATCCAGGCTCGACAACTGGGGTTGAATGTAATTCTCCTGGAAAAAAACGGGTATCCAGGAGGAAGTACGATCATGACAGAAGGGATGTTTGCCGTGGGTTCTCACTTTCAGAAAGAAGCTGGTGTAAAGACAAGCTCGAGAGATATTCTGTTATCTGTCGAAGAGTATCACCACTGGATACCCGATAGTACGCTTTTAGAGAAATTTTTCGCCAGCTCCGCAGAAACCATCGACTGGCTGGAAAGTCTCGGCGTTACGTTTACAGGGGTCTCTTTCATGGGTGATTCTGTACAAACCTGGCATCTTTTCAAGGGAAAGGGAGAAGAGTATATAAATTCACTGCATAAGGCAGCTACTAAAGCGGGAGTAAACCTGATGCTCGAAACCCCCGGAAAAGAGCTTGTCATGGAAGAGGGAAAGGTCAAGGGGATTATTGCGGAAAAGAAGGATGGTACAAAGCTGAACATCGAGGCTCCAGTTGTAATCCTTGCTACCGGCGGATATTCAGATAATCCTGAAATGATGAGAAAATACGCTGGCATTAACCCGGAAAATGCCGTTCAAATCGGAATGCCCGGACGTACCGGGGACGGAATCAATATGGGTATCGACGTCGGTGCGGATACTTCCAATCTCGGGACTGTTATGTACTACGGAGGAAATCTGAAAGGGGTTCCCTATGGTACTCATCTGTATACGGCATCGGCCTTCCAGCCTACCATGGTGTGGGTAAATCAGGATGGTGTCCGCTTTGCCGATGAAAGTATTGCCGGCCGTAATTTTTCGTACTCCGGCAATGCCATTAAGGGGCAGGACAAAGTATACAGCATCATGAATAAGGCAAATCTGGACTATCTCGTGGAAAAAGGGTGTATTTTAGGAACGGGCGAATATACCGTGACAGGGACAAAACTGACTGATCTGTATAAAGAGATGAATGAACAGTTGAGCAAACCGGATTCTGGCATCTTTATTGCCGATTCTCTTGAAAAACTGGCTACGCTGATTCGCGTAGATAAGGAGTCTCTGCTTACGACCATGAATAATTACAACTCCTATTGTGAAGCAGGAAATGACGAAGAATTCGATAAGGCATCAAAGTTTTTGGTATCAATGTCCGAGGGACCATATTATGCCTTTGCCTTGGAGGTGGGATATTTCACTACAGTCGGAGGACTGACTGTCAACAAGAATGCTCAGGTTCTCGATCTGGATGGCAATATTATTCCCGGATTGTATGCCGCAGGAAGCGATGCAGGCGGCCTCTACGGCGATTCCTATGATGTCGTGTACTGTGCCGGATCACAGCAGGGTTGGGCAGTGAATTCCGGTCGTTTCGCAGCAAAAGATGCTGCTATATTCTTAGGGAAAGAATAG
- a CDS encoding LysR family transcriptional regulator, whose translation MDIHRIRCFLSLAELMNFTRAAEKQCITQSSMSQQIQGLENEIGVQLFVRNKRNVMLTPAGEFLKQEFLELIEKYEAVLAQTRRIANRENNHLSICYHGPPNWTFLLPMIQKFQKENRDFQLELAVENWGEMPNGLVTRQFDVAFVEGAEITHNNQIESFYLYRDYTCFAMHKSHRLARKAKLTEDDIKGEQIVMVDQHVGAKSMHGVHERLVQSGVDMSSVTLVKRFENCMAMVSSGMAIVPMPRSFRQPNQSEIVYIDYDRKETYTDNYIAWLKCNTAPSLFVFIEFIKDSIRGLLPSLSF comes from the coding sequence ATGGATATACATCGTATACGCTGTTTTTTAAGCCTGGCGGAACTTATGAATTTTACCCGTGCAGCGGAAAAACAGTGCATTACCCAATCTTCCATGAGCCAGCAGATTCAAGGGCTTGAAAATGAAATCGGCGTTCAGCTGTTCGTAAGGAATAAACGGAATGTTATGCTGACTCCCGCCGGAGAATTTCTGAAGCAGGAATTTCTTGAGTTAATTGAGAAATACGAAGCGGTGCTGGCTCAAACCAGGAGAATTGCAAATAGAGAAAATAACCACCTTTCCATTTGCTATCATGGTCCTCCAAACTGGACCTTTCTCCTGCCGATGATTCAGAAATTTCAGAAAGAAAATAGGGATTTCCAACTTGAACTGGCCGTTGAGAACTGGGGAGAGATGCCCAACGGCTTGGTCACAAGGCAGTTTGATGTGGCCTTTGTCGAAGGGGCCGAGATCACGCATAACAACCAGATCGAGAGTTTTTACCTATACCGGGATTATACCTGTTTTGCCATGCATAAATCCCACCGTCTGGCAAGAAAGGCAAAACTGACGGAAGATGATATCAAAGGGGAGCAGATCGTTATGGTTGACCAGCATGTGGGTGCCAAAAGTATGCACGGAGTCCATGAACGGTTGGTCCAAAGCGGCGTTGATATGAGCAGTGTCACATTAGTAAAAAGATTTGAAAACTGTATGGCTATGGTTTCGTCGGGCATGGCCATAGTTCCTATGCCGCGGTCGTTCAGGCAACCTAATCAATCGGAAATCGTTTATATCGACTATGACAGAAAAGAAACCTATACGGATAACTATATTGCTTGGTTGAAATGCAATACCGCTCCTTCCCTATTTGTATTCATTGAGTTCATCAAAGACAGCATTCGAGGATTGCTCCCAAGTCTGTCGTTTTAA
- a CDS encoding DUF4416 family protein — protein MGTITDFMPEKLIIGVLSSLPDRFVRVEPQLREEFGAIDYSSEELAFTYTTYYDDEMGTPIFRKFYAFREPIDPQRLASVKRRSNKLEGVWGEAGHRRINLDPGLLGLGRLILASTKGPGHRIPLSEGIYAEVTLFFRAGSYQALPWTYPDFRSEAYQKILKDIRAMYHKQLKELGFSVS, from the coding sequence GTGGGAACTATTACAGATTTTATGCCCGAGAAGCTTATTATCGGGGTGCTCTCTTCGCTTCCCGACCGTTTTGTTCGGGTTGAGCCGCAATTGAGAGAGGAGTTCGGTGCTATCGACTACAGCAGTGAGGAGCTTGCTTTTACCTATACCACCTACTATGACGACGAGATGGGCACACCGATCTTCCGCAAGTTTTATGCCTTTCGTGAGCCGATCGATCCGCAACGTCTTGCTTCTGTAAAGAGGAGATCCAACAAGCTTGAAGGGGTGTGGGGCGAAGCGGGCCACCGTCGTATAAACCTTGATCCCGGACTTCTTGGTTTGGGGCGGCTCATTCTTGCTTCTACAAAAGGTCCTGGGCACAGGATTCCCCTTTCCGAAGGCATCTATGCGGAAGTAACCCTTTTTTTCCGGGCAGGATCATATCAGGCCCTTCCCTGGACCTATCCCGATTTTAGGAGTGAGGCATACCAAAAGATACTGAAAGATATTCGTGCTATGTATCATAAGCAGTTAAAGGAGCTTGGCTTTTCTGTTTCTTAG
- the leuS gene encoding leucine--tRNA ligase, protein MSKYPFADIEKKWQDYWERNKSFHVVEDPAIPPEKRVYVLDMFPYPSSQGLHVGHPEGYTATDIYCRYLRMNGYNVLHPMGFDSFGLPAENYAIKTGTHPKATTESNINMFRSQIKRLGFSYDWDREISTHKIEYYRWTQWIFLQLFKKGLAYEAQTPINWCPSCKTGLANEEVKEGKCERCGAQVTRKNIRQWILKITNYADQLLEGLEDLNWSEAIKTMQRNWIGRSEGADVVFTVEGTEDEITVYTTRPDTLFGATYMVLAPEHPLVAKITTEGQKAAVQAYLDEAAKKSDLERTDLAKDKTGVFSGAYAVNPVNGEKIPVWIADYVLISYGSGAIMAVPAHDQRDWEFAKKFAIPIIRVLEGGDIESEAYTGDGIHVNSGFLDGLGKEEAIAKMLDWLEERKLGKRSINYKLRDWIFSRQRYWGEPIPIVHCQKCGVVPLSEEELPLTLPEVESYAPTGTGESPLAAIDEWVNTTCPKCGGPAKRETNTMPQWAGSCWYYLRYLDPHNDKAFASRDKIDYWMPVNLYVGGAEHAVLHLLYSRFWHKVLHEIGAVNTTEPFQRLVNQGMILGEGGVKMSKSLGNVINPDDIIKEYGADSMRVYEMFMGPLQVSKPWSTNGLAGVHRFLDRVWRLGERDVIDGPAPDDQRKVLHQTIRKVSQDTAALEFNTAIAQMMIFINEMFKSEKLYREIWEPFVLIIAPYAPHLAEELWDRLGHNETLAYEPWPQWDEALCQENETEVVFQVNGKVRAKCMLPVGMAKEELEKQAMANERIQELIDGKRVIKVIAVPDKLVNIVIGT, encoded by the coding sequence ATGAGCAAATATCCCTTCGCAGATATCGAGAAAAAATGGCAGGATTACTGGGAACGTAATAAGAGTTTTCACGTTGTTGAAGATCCTGCAATTCCGCCGGAAAAGCGGGTTTATGTCCTTGATATGTTTCCCTATCCCTCCAGTCAAGGGCTCCATGTCGGCCATCCGGAAGGCTATACCGCCACCGACATATATTGCAGATACTTGAGGATGAACGGTTATAACGTCCTACACCCTATGGGTTTCGACTCTTTTGGTCTACCGGCGGAAAATTATGCCATCAAGACCGGTACGCACCCGAAGGCCACCACCGAATCAAATATCAATATGTTCCGCTCCCAGATTAAGCGGCTGGGGTTTTCTTACGACTGGGATCGGGAAATATCAACCCATAAAATCGAGTACTACCGCTGGACTCAGTGGATATTTCTTCAGCTCTTCAAAAAAGGATTGGCGTACGAAGCTCAGACACCGATCAACTGGTGTCCATCCTGCAAAACGGGGCTTGCCAACGAAGAGGTAAAAGAGGGGAAATGCGAGCGTTGCGGTGCTCAGGTGACAAGAAAGAATATCCGACAGTGGATTCTCAAGATCACCAACTATGCCGATCAGCTTCTTGAGGGATTAGAGGACCTCAACTGGTCGGAGGCGATCAAAACGATGCAACGAAACTGGATCGGTCGCAGCGAAGGGGCCGATGTGGTCTTCACTGTCGAAGGTACCGAGGACGAAATAACGGTCTATACGACCCGTCCCGACACCCTTTTCGGAGCAACCTATATGGTTCTCGCTCCCGAACATCCGCTGGTCGCAAAAATCACCACAGAGGGGCAGAAGGCTGCGGTACAAGCATACCTGGATGAAGCGGCAAAGAAATCGGATCTTGAAAGAACCGATCTTGCAAAAGATAAAACCGGTGTTTTTTCCGGTGCCTATGCCGTCAATCCTGTCAACGGAGAGAAAATTCCGGTATGGATTGCGGACTACGTTCTGATATCATACGGTTCCGGTGCCATTATGGCGGTCCCGGCCCATGACCAGCGAGACTGGGAGTTTGCAAAAAAGTTCGCTATCCCGATTATTCGCGTTCTCGAAGGCGGCGATATCGAATCCGAAGCCTATACAGGTGACGGTATTCATGTCAATTCCGGCTTTCTCGACGGCCTCGGCAAGGAAGAAGCCATTGCCAAGATGCTCGACTGGCTCGAAGAACGAAAGCTGGGCAAACGCTCTATCAACTACAAGCTCAGGGACTGGATCTTCAGCCGTCAGCGCTACTGGGGTGAGCCGATTCCCATCGTACACTGTCAAAAGTGCGGTGTAGTTCCGTTGTCGGAAGAAGAGCTGCCCCTGACCCTTCCGGAGGTCGAAAGCTATGCGCCGACAGGAACCGGAGAATCGCCCCTTGCCGCCATTGATGAATGGGTCAATACAACCTGTCCGAAATGCGGGGGACCGGCAAAACGGGAAACAAACACCATGCCCCAGTGGGCCGGTAGCTGCTGGTACTATCTTCGCTATCTTGATCCGCATAACGATAAAGCGTTTGCCTCACGGGACAAGATCGATTACTGGATGCCGGTTAATCTCTACGTCGGAGGTGCCGAACATGCGGTACTGCACCTCCTCTACAGCCGCTTCTGGCACAAGGTGTTGCATGAAATCGGCGCCGTTAATACCACCGAGCCCTTTCAGCGCCTGGTCAATCAGGGCATGATCCTGGGAGAAGGGGGCGTCAAGATGTCCAAGAGCCTCGGTAATGTCATTAATCCCGATGATATTATCAAGGAATACGGTGCCGATTCGATGCGGGTCTATGAGATGTTCATGGGACCGCTGCAGGTTTCAAAGCCGTGGTCGACCAACGGATTGGCAGGTGTCCACCGCTTTCTCGACCGAGTCTGGCGCCTTGGGGAACGGGATGTGATCGATGGTCCTGCCCCTGATGATCAGAGAAAGGTACTTCATCAGACCATCCGTAAGGTGAGCCAGGATACCGCCGCCCTGGAGTTTAACACGGCAATCGCTCAGATGATGATTTTCATCAATGAGATGTTCAAAAGTGAGAAACTGTACCGGGAAATATGGGAGCCCTTTGTGTTGATTATTGCTCCATATGCTCCCCATCTTGCCGAAGAACTCTGGGACCGTCTCGGTCATAACGAAACGCTGGCCTACGAGCCATGGCCCCAGTGGGACGAAGCATTGTGCCAGGAAAATGAAACCGAAGTTGTTTTTCAGGTAAACGGAAAGGTGCGGGCTAAGTGTATGCTTCCCGTCGGTATGGCAAAAGAAGAACTTGAAAAGCAGGCCATGGCCAACGAACGGATACAAGAGCTGATCGACGGGAAAAGGGTAATCAAGGTGATTGCCGTTCCCGATAAGCTGGTCAATATTGTTATCGGCACATAA